In Populus alba chromosome 4, ASM523922v2, whole genome shotgun sequence, the genomic window CAGAGACTCACGAGGTAGCATCCCTTTCACCATGAGCCTACTTTGATAACGGAAGGGTTTCTTAACATTCACTATTGTTGCAGGAGCTCTTGTACGACAAAGAAAAGCTACTTGATAATGGAGTTCGTTGGGAAATTGAGATTGCAGAGAACCTAAGATCTAAAAGCCTTTACTGTATTTACAACACAATACAAGTTTAATACCAGAATGCCTAAACTTTTAAGCTCTTCATATTTCCTACAtcgagaaaaaataaagatattaatGAATCATAACAATTGCAAGAATAAACAATAAAGAGTTTCTAGTAATTGTACATATgctcaaaaaaaatacaaaccttaTTTTAGATTTCCATCACTCGTCAATGGTTGAAATTATTCCAAGTTTAGGACTCCAACTAACTCATGTTTTGAAAATCGACTTCCTCCGTattctccaatctttttttttttgtcatcccACTTATTCTTCAATTGTGTTTTGTTAATGCATTATTGATCTATTCTTTAAAGcaattaataacatattttcaTCCAACTTTGTCAAAATGTGTGTTTGGTCGCATTCCTTTCTTAATTGCTTTGATATAAATATCACAAAATATGTGTTATATCTCTATAGTTCAATAAGCCTTATCTTGTGATTGGGAATCTTTCATGTtcttagttaaatttttttttttttctaacatacaATTAATAAGTTAAATTCCTAGATGCAATATAACAAAAGGTTATGACAACACATTAATTTGTATGAATGCATTAGCAATCTTGGTTTTTGAAAGCAATAATTCCTAATGGCTACTTGACAATAAAAGGTGTTTGCTGCAGTTAATGCTACGGATTTAATAGTAATACCAAATAAGTTTCTCTTACAATGCAAGTGAAAATTCACATATGGATTGATCTAAgtttttgaaaacaataattaaaaggaaaaaaaaaatcaagatcaaCTATGTTACAAAAGCACATTATCAATGAATGACCAACCATAATGTATTAAGCTTCTACCAGTATATAACCCAAATAATATGGTTGTTGAAGACGAGCTATAATATGATGCTGCTGATATTTGCAAATGACAAGCATAAACATAAAACCATTGTgataaataaagttattaaaagaagataacaaaataaaaaaaacatttgcaagTTTAGAAATGAGagttataaaagaagaaaaccaattattaaaggaaaaaaatttagtcTAATACTTTATTGGGATGTTAAAGTTATCCCACATAAACCAGCACATCCACACATTAACCATAATACTGGAAACAAAAGAACTCTACAACATTAGTGTCACAAATAAGTTATAAGAAATCCTTTAGgttcaaaaatagtttttgcaAAGTCTATCTAGATATAGGCCCAGTTTGTTAgtttcaatttggaaattaattATACATAGTTTCCTTTtgacacgactaaaagattgatgtcttctcccaagtgcaggagtgtcgaagtaataaataactcagcaagaccagggtcgaaccacatggaggttaaatgtataaattatagacaacaacaatacaacaacaacaacaataataataataatagtaagagTAGTAGTAGTGGTGACTAGTAGtgatagtagtagtagtagtagtagtagtaatagtaaagaagttgatgagaactttgagatgaaagattaatgtaaggattaaacaataataaaaacaaatgtcagggttagaggattcactaatagtatttcaaacaagtatagtataaactcttattacttaactggaaaccacacacaaaggagatttcaatcggatgatttgttactaatagcttattataaattgttaacatgatcatattaattatcttatttaagtaacatcaaacttttaaatattgttagaaatttatgatgctaacttatgttaacaacaaatcaagttcctttcatatcataggtgtaggtaataccatatggttgggctatgagagtgccaagcattagtaagataaaaagataagacatgttaatattaaacattaaggtctatGTTAAATTTACAccatatttattcttacaccattatgTAACatttttaccttgacataataaacttagctaaacataatgaataagagaaacataaataaacaaaatgagaacataaataagatacaaattaactaagtaaaggaaaggaaataaaaagcataaacaaggtattaataaaaacaaaacttaagaattacaatatatatatatatatatatatatatatatatatatatatataagagagagagcaagagcaagttcttgatctgaaccaCCAAGCCCCTCaatgcatggcaaatacctccttttataggctaaaatttaaaactattgatttgataactaattgttgagtgagtgATCAACTTTTAaattggtgaaaatccttattttcttgtctgaataaaatatcattgctaacatcGGAACTGGAACCACCTATAGTCatgaaatttttagaaaattgtcttatctttcctggaaaaaaaattgaggtcatttggacttctagaactcgagatgtaggctaaacactgaacaatgtctgggttacaagacagattcggacttctccgttgttgctataatttggacttgaaaacggccttttaaaatcttggactccacatgaaagttataggcctatgttACCGAATCTATCCAAAAacttaaggtcatttggacatctagaactcgagatatgatccaattaccgaacagtgttctattTTGGATTActccaacatctcttttctaagtttgaccctctttttgtcctttcaatttcaatatttaaacttatcaataaatccttttatttatgtgataggcctgcatttaagatgaacatttactataaattaaaggtatcttatattattaggtatgttattataaaacatgttttagttagggagttattgatacaaatgacaatgcaaaatgatgatataaaccttgataaaaattcacttttaaGCACTAATCACCTTCCCACCATAAACAATGGTATGTAATAGTCATGAAAATGGACTTCAACGCCACTATAAATGACAATTAATGTGAAaccaaaagtaatatttatgaTCAATCCATGCATTTAAACTTAAGTAATTTGTACATTTAATAAATCAtatgtgaaagaaaaaatatcagaGATTGCAAGATTATCcacataaacaaaaacaagcaagaaaaataatgtcTCTTAACATGCAAACGAACTCATGGAGTTTTGCAACGCATCTCGTTTTGACATAAAAGCATAAGATATCAGTAAATTGCATAATCACCAAAAAGAACATGAATAGATAACCTTATTCCGAATgatatcctaattttttttccatgaggagaaataaataattatgttattattgaCATTGAAATGCTTACGTACGCATAATAACCCAAAATGCCAAtttataacatgaaaaaaatacaaatatgtcTATATACAATGACCATGCagtaagaacataaacatggaCATATCTTCAATTTTTTGCCATGTTCAGCTAATCTTTAAAcacatataaacaaaaaaagatttaaaagatCATCAACCCTGGAGTCTAAGATGTATCGAAACAGTaagaattgatatttttttgtgctttcCAGGAATAAAAGATGCTAGATCCTAAGGTtcctaaaacaaaacaaaacgcataatttaaaaaaaaaaaagaaaagaaatgaatgattttggatgatattgaaaattttaattacatgaaGTTTTTGAAATAtcctcttgaaaaaaattacctcGAAGATTGCATCAATTACAACGTGTTGTCAACAATTTCTAGGTTACAAAGAAGTATGAAAActcgagaagaaaaaaaagacgaaGGCAAATCTAAGTATATAGTATTGAGTTTAGGATGAGGATTTGAGTTGGAAATGAATAATCTTTTGAGTGTTTGAATGATTtgttgacattaaaaaatatgactACAAGATCTTACAATTGAAAAGAGAATCGGTAAGAAAGTGAAAGTTTGGGAGTGAAGAGGCTGAAAGGCAAGAACAATAGAGAGAAAGATATGTAGGAAAGAAGGGCAGAAAGATGGATAAGAGAGGAGATACGTGAAGCAATGAAAGGGTTATTTtagacaataaaaaattcaatagtcTCATAATGTTAGTGCATACTGTGCAATTGTGGTTAATATTCAGCATAAGCAAGTCAAACTTGCTTTTGCTAAACTTGTGGTTGGAATATAGAAATTATGGATCTCATGAGTTAAAAAGTGTGGTGACATGCTaaccaaacaatataattttataattttaattgaatataaaagttattatgaaaacaaatagggtctaaataaacatttattgtaataaataaataaaacaatagcaaAGGAGGAGAAAACACCGATCAGCGAGCCTCTGGAAAAAAATCCAGCACGAAGGCCCAAAACAAATATACTTACAAAGCCCACTCTCTATACCCTAGCAGCTCTAACCTTTCCTTCCTCCAGCGGAGAAAAATGAAACGGAGTGGTGTCTTGGTGGCTAaggttaaaacaaaataaaataaaattccaagCCCTTTCAAACGCACCACAACACAACGCAAAAATAGAAGGAAATCGCCATTATGGCAGAGGAAGCGATTTTAGGTTACTTAGAGAATCACGAAGAAATCCCCGATTCTGGCCAGTTCGCTACTGATAATGGACTCGATCACAACGACGTTATTAATGTCATCAAAAGCCTCCACGGTTTCCGCTACATTGAGGCCCAGGTTCCAAAATTTAGGgttttctagggttttgaattttaattttttttttgaatatttatgcTGTAATTGTAGACTAGATAAGGTGAAAATTAGTGTGGTTTTGGATTTGTCAATAATAAAGATGACCAGTGTGGTTATGActgttatatttatttgattaattgggCGTTTGATGATGTTTGTAGGATATTAAGAGAGAAACATTGGTGCTCACTGAAGAGGGTAGAAAATATGCTGAAAAAGGATCACCTGAAGTTCAACTCTTCTTGGCTGTACCAGAGGAGGGTAGCATTTCGAAAGAAGAATTGCAGGTTGTTATAATTGATtgctcttaatttttcttttcaatgtttcagttttttatttgatttttggcTGTTGGATTTGTTGATGCAGAAACTGCTAGATCCTGCAGTTTTCAAAATAGGGTGTTCTCAGGCTGCAAAGAATAAATGGGTGCAAATGGGAAATCAAATATCTAGGAAGGTAacagaattttgattttctcttttctgcTGTGTTTGTGTGAAATCAGTCTTAATTGTTAGTCATCTGGTCCTGTGATTAGTCggtgatgatgttttttttgtataaataagTATTCTATTTTTATCTGCTTGATGATTATTAGAGTATGCTTGTATTGGGGAGAACAATTTCCTGGTTTGTttgaaagaaggaaaaggagTATGTTTGCATTGGGGAGAACAATTTCCTGGTTTTGTtggaaagaaggaaaacaagtaaaggaaaatatttttctgtttaaagtaaaaattaagCTTAGACGTATAAATGCCTAAGAATACTCAAATAGTCCTCTTCATTCTTTTGGAAATCCATGTCTAGTGACTACAcacacaatataaaaaatctcgTGAACTGGTTTTTATGGTCTCAAAAGAAGAAACTTGCTTTCCACCTTTTGGCTGTTCTGTCTTGCCAGTTGATAAAATATGCTGCCTTTTGCAAAATTGTGAGTAACCACTTAAAATCTATGGTGAAGTGGGTCACAGTGCTGGGTTTTGCATTTAATATCTGGGCTGACAGGGGTTTTCATTTTCATGGATGCCTTTTATAATTTCCCATCTATCCATGGTGGGAATTGTGTATAGTTGGTGATGTAAGTTTTCAAAAGTTGTAGAGGTGATTATTTGCAATGGAGATGAGCCTTTGAGATTCCTTATAACCTGAAAATGGTGGTTTGTTGGTGCTGGAGGTGGGTCTGAGAATGTTAAATGCCTAGAAACTGGTTGtgataatggtttttttacAAGGTGGTTGAGGTGGGTCATAAGGATTAGCTTGATATTGAGGCAAAGGGAAAATTGAATTCTTATTCCCTTTCATAAGTGTCACCAAGCATTAGAAAATGTTTTACAGGAACATATTTtctacaaaacaaacaaacctaaatatattaattcaggaGATTTTTACTTTATCTTAAGTTGCATATTGTTCTTTAATAATAGTTATTCCTTTTGTTCTTTGTTATAGGTTCAACATGTTGAAGACAGAGTGAAGGATCTTCTTTTACGGATACAAGATGGCCAGGTGCATTATAGTGTataatgtattttattattacataTGCTTTTCAAAATACATCTTAGTAACCAGCAGGCAAGATTGACATTGTCTTCATGGGTATGGTCTGTGGCTAAGAAGGGGTACTCTTTTAAGGGATTTGGGGGAGTGCACTATTTCACCTCTGTATCATAcctattattttcatatttaattgctAAGCTGCTCCTCTGGTTGTTTGCTAAATAGAAGTAGGACCAAACTGAGAGTTAGCAGCATAAAGAATGGGGCCCATCAGCCCTCATTTATACTTGTTCATACGCGGCAACCATTGCCATCTTGTCTTACCGAGTAACTGGATACCACATGATAATCCACTGATTGTGAATTCGTTCAGGTACCAATCGTATAGTGTTTAGTATAGGGGAAATGAGCTTAGTAAGGTTCAATGGTCACATGCAATTTGTGAATCAACAATCTTGAAGTGAAGTGACCCTGTTAATGAGTTCAAATTCACATAAGCTAGCACTTGAGTCCCAGTTTGGTAAATGCCTAGGGGTCGGGCTATAGGACTCGAATATTGGTATTGAGCTTGCTACTGGCTTCAAGGTTTGAGTCGGTAACGAGTAGGGAGCTTCCCCGGAGCAAGTCTATTAGATGGGAAGACCTGCTCTTTGGCACTTAGCTGCTATCGACTTAATTGGTTGTATTCATTACTGCGATGTAGCTTTCATCCGGAACAGCCGACATACTTGTTGACTGTTTACTTGAAAAGGGCCTTCATGCAGTGGTTACAGCTTAGGGGGCATATCCGAGACTATTGAAGTTGGTATGGGTCCATCTTTGCTAACAGTTGGGGGACACAGGCATACCCCGTTCTGTATTCATAAGTTATGTGTGGTTTTATCTTGATTCTGTCCCTTgatttacttattattatttgtttttgttcagGAACCTGGCAAAGATGATAACAACTCTCTGAAAACAAGAAAGCTTACTGCTCTGCAGTAATGATCTTACCTTTTGctcgtgttatttttttttggttctcaTATTGTCTTTAGTACAAGGTTGAAACTTTTTCATCAGTGGTGTTGGTGTTTTACAACTTATGAATTGTGCTCTAGAACCTGGAAGGGCTACTCAGTTAAAAGAGGTCCTGATTATGCTCCAACAAGAAGGAGAACTGCAACTGATTTGACTCGAGAACATCTGCTGGGGTATGCTCCTATATTCACATGGGTATGCTGATATAGTGTTGATCATAAATCTGAGTTGTTGGCTGCTATTTCCTTAGTTTGCCTCAATTATGAATTGTGGGGTATGTTGGTGAAGAATTTGGGGTCACTGATAGACCACTGTGGTTGCAGCATATGAGAAAAAAGCATACCATTTAGAGGATGCAGTAACAGTGCAGGATATGCATAGGAAACATCATTATAATTTAAGCATGCTTTAACCAACTTTCACAGCTCTGATTGCGTTCATGAATTGTTTCTGGATGCCAACCAGTTCATTTCATTGACATATGCTGGGGTTTGCAGGGGTTTTTTGTGCACAATAACTTTAACACATTGGGGCTGTTTTTAGCCACTTTTCACCTGGTTTTGCATATTCATTGCATCCTGTTGACAAATTTATCTGATGCTTAGGGGTGATTGGAGGAATATAGAGTTCAAAGAGTACAACTTCAGTGCCAAAGGTCCACCACCTGAAAGTGGCCATCTTCACCCGCTCAACAAGGCAAGAATAacattattcttattttaacaTTCTTCCTCTCCTTTTTATGTTTAGGGAATATTAGACTCTTAATTGATATGAAATTTGTAGGGGCAACCAATTGTGGAATTTATATTGCTATTCACACACCAAAAAAGTCTCTTCTTGCAATCATTTTCAGTGAGAAATTTGACCTTTAAGTTACAAACACCTATATGAAATTGTTACCATATTGAAGGATATCATAATTTtgctgaaaatgattttttgaatatttacaaATTTGAAATTGCAACACCCTATATTCAAGGAAAAGGAATTCTTTGTGTTGCATAGTAATTTGATTGGTCAATTGATACTGACAACAGGTTGTCCTGTAAATAAATGTCGGATTCAGTGTCTAGACTGATTGAGACTGCCATTTTCATCATCTTGAAATATTGCCATTATACACAACGTTAGTTGCTCATATGTTTGTTTTAGTTAGGCTTGAAGTTTGGGTGGGTGTGCTTGGGTGTCAGCATTATTCATTAGCTTAATGCTAAAACTTTTGCATAATCAGTCAAAACCTTCTCATGTTTCAGATCTCAAATTTTATATCTGAGTTTACTGTTAAGACTCGGGTTTGGCATCAAGTTAATTTTTGCTTGTCAGATAAAGATTTTATTGGAATATTGTTCACATTGCTTGTGCTGATCTAAACAATAGCCACCACTACAAGATAGATTTTAAAAAGGCATTGGCACTGAATTTCAGTTGAAGGAATAATGTATCTATCGTATGTATGCATTCATAGAAACAGAATTGGAAGAGTTTTGTGATAGTTCTGTTTTTGTTGGAAATTTGCTTGCTTGGGAGTGAATAGCAATTTTCAGTTTCATTCAGAACTGATTGACATTGATGCCATAGAGTTTATTTTTCCCTATGCACATGATGTAAGTTTTGCTACAGTGCTGCAAGTGTTCATCCAAgtattgccttttgttttcctttctattTTAGGTGAAAGAACGAATTAAAAACATCTTCCGTCTAATGAAGTAAGACCTGTTCTTTGTGTTCTGGTTTTACTTTCAGTGGTCTTTCTTTGTTTGACATTTTTGCATTGGTCTTCTATTGGCTGCAGCTTTGAGGAAATGCCAACAAATAAATATGTTGAGAGCAGGTAGCTGTTTCTGCTCATTCTTTATAAACAGCATCATTCCATTTTGTTAATTGTCAATTCTTTAGCATTTGAAGCTTTACTTCATGAAACTAAAGCTAACTATGCATTCTTGAGTGGATACCTTGTCTTCCTCCACATGTTTGAAGATATTCTTTATGATTTGTTCATCTTCTGGGTTTATTACTAAATGTTTTGATACAGGATTCTCCTATTATCTCtactaaatatattaattctgTAATGATGTTGTAACCATGGAAAATTGGTTCTGTTTAGAAGAAGTTAATGTTAGCAGAAGGTGTATGCTTGATGGAAAGTAATCTAGATGGCGAGCATGCAACttatttgttcttcttttgGTCTGTTGAGCCAAAAAAGTGacgtcttaatttttttttcctgcattttgCTTTCATGTGATaacattaattattgttttggtGGTCTCCTTCTTAACATTCCGATGCATTCCCATTTCAACTTGCAGCTTCTGGAATTTTGATGCACTGTTCCAGCCCCAACAACATCCTGCCCGTGATTCACATGATACCTTCTTTCTTAAAGGTCTGTTTGAAGTGATTTCCTATTCATAACTCTTTACATCTGGTTTTCTGATAGTTGTTAGGCATATAAATCTGTAGCTCCTGAAACAACAAAGCAACTGCCTGAAGATTATGTTGAGTTGGTGAAGCGTGTTCATGAGTCTGGTGGCTATGGGTCAAGGGGGtatgatttttctcttttaatctatttttttcactattacGTGAATGACTTATTCTCTCACAAATATGAAATGCCTATTCTCCAGATATGGATATGAGTGGAAAAGAGAGGaagcaaacaaaaatcttttGCGAACTCATACAACTGCAATTTCTTCTCGGATGCTTTATGCGCTAGCACAGGTGTTAATGCATTCTAAGTTTCTTACATATCCATCTTCTTAACTTTTGGAATGGTTTTCAATATACTATTTTGTGCTCATGCATTTGTTATTATGCTgtgctttcttttgtttgtgcTCTGATCTTGGGTGCCCTCTCTTCATTGATTCATGCAAACACAATTCCCAGGGAAGCTTAACTGGTGTCATTAATTATTTGACACtgattttaaggaaaaaaaagtggttTCAATCTTGGGTCttgcttgttttttcttctgtgccactttttttctcttaaaatctAATCTTgcagattaaaaaaatgagcgGGCCTCAATCTACTTAGTATAAACATGCGCGTTGGTCTGAAGTATTGTGAACTAATATATTCTGGTTTCTTATAATATTGGGATATTCTGTTATGTTAACTTAGCCATCCTTTTTCACTTAAATATAgtagatatttaattaattatttaattttctttgataGCATGCAAAACAGCAGTCGTTTACCCCAAAAAAGTACTTCTCCATAGATCGAGTTTTCAGAAATGAAGCAGTTGATCGAACTCATTTAGCAGAATTCCACCAGATAGAAGGTATGTTGAGCTAAGACATTATATGGAGTCTGCTTTTCTTGATGTTCTTTAGAGCTTTTTATGCTTCTCATATCGTGCTGGTCTGTCAAGAAGTcctaaaacaaaactaattcagattttggtgttgataCAATTGATTCCATTCTTGGACATCTAAGTACATGGTTTGTGAATATGATGGGGTGCTGTTGATCATGTTGCAAAAGTTGAACTATAGAATATTTAAGTGTGGACACTAAGGACTTGGCTTCTGCCTTTCAACTGCTTCATTAATTTCAGGTTATTGTGATTTTTGTCAATAAATGAACAGTCAAATCCTGCTTTTGGTTTCAGGTCTGGTGTGTGATCGAGGGCTTACACTAGGTCACTTGATTGGAGTGCTGCAGGACTTCTTTTCGCGTTTAGGTAATTAAATGTGTTATGAAGTAATTTTCTATAACACTTCTTTCCATCAAATAGGGCCATCCCCATAAATTGgatatatagatagatagatagattgaTCTTTGTATGAGTGTCTAGTACGTTGGATTGCATGGgttcattttaatttgaatgaaggCGGCTGGTTATACTAGTCCCTGTATACAAGTTATGCTGGAGGAGAATGCTTACTACCATGGGAAGCTGAAATCTGACTTCGAAATGCACATTTTGTTCTCAGGCATGGACAAGCTGAAATTCAAGCCTGCTTACAATCCATATACCGAGCCTAGCATGGAGATTTTCAGGTATAAAATCATGAATTCCTCTTACAGGGCACTGCTTGTAAAGTAATTGGAAATTTGATCCGTCCTATATATGCCAGTTATCACGAAGGCCTCGAGAAATGGGTGGAGATTGGAAATTCTGGCATGTTCAGGCCCGAAATGTTGCGTCCTATGGGATTCTCGGAAGATGTCAATGTTATTGCCTGGGGCCTTTCGCTTGAAAGGTGAGAATTTTTATCCTAGCTTTtgacaaataaaagaataatcgTCCAAATTATCCTCGTCTTTGAGAAACAGTAGATATCACAATTCACATCGATTGATTCATATTCTTCCAATGGTTTGAACAGACCAACCATGATATTATATGGGATCAATAATATCAGAGATCTTTTTGGACACAAGGTACTGCCTTTGTACTCACCCTTTCTTCTAGTAAAAAACGTCACACGCTATCTTCATAACAATTTGACACGAGCATTCATTCTTGCGTTGCAGGTGGATCTTGGGCTCATCAAGAAAAACCCTCTATGCCTTATTGGAATTAGGTAGATTGCGAAATGCTTCTGCTCTTTCTTCTGTTCCATCTTTAGTTTTTGAGAAACAAATTCGGTTGAGTTTATGCCTGGGGAAACCAGACTGATACTGCAGCAACTCAAATCATCAGATTGGGGACGGCTAGATTAGATATTCTCTAGGCCTTGTGTTTTCATTGACGACGGCTCAGTCTGTATTCTTGTGGCATCACCAATCTTATGCCAGTCTTCAATTGTTTTGTACTTTATTAGCAATAGCTACTGACAGTGTGCCTGTTCTATGCTGCGTAGcagttttcaaaattttattttatttaattctgtGTCGATTGAAATAGATATTTGTAATCAAAGTAACTATTTAAattctgaagaaaaaaatatacattgcatggcaaattttctcttttttattttcatgtttttttctcttttacgaaaacatgttttttttattaggagcatattttttaaataaaaaataatgctaattaaaataaatatttataaaaattttaatggtttGAAATAAGAaagtagtatttttttcaatcaaaactttttattattcatgtatttctggttatgatatttttatagaaatcattgtttttaaaataaaaatttataatgagttgAAAACTAAgttctaataaataataaaatcataactaTACgagattataaataaaaaaaaattaataataaaaaattaatttaaaaattatggcaCAATTGgataattgtttatatattattttaacaattttgtttttattgaatctttttttaaaaaaaataaattgaaaaaatgaaacttcttttatttattttttttcttttcactgatGCATCTTTTTGGCTATTTATGCTGGTGGGTTTGAGTTTTGAGATCTAAGaatcttaaattttaacatatttttacttaaaaataactcaaaatctTCGAAATCacaatgaatttattttcaCCCTCTAATCACTCGAAAAggaattaaactaaattaaaaaaaaaaaaaaagcttcatgGTTCAATGTACTTTTTTCTAACATGTTtacgagggaaaaaaaaactgttattaAATCCTATCtctaaaaatgaattaatttatattgacTTTTTCTCTCAATATCTTTGTTTCCGTGATTTTCTCTcatcttttataatattcaaggatcaaaatatatatatatataaaaaaagtttaaggtcAAAATatattcttctaaaaaaataaaaatcaaatatgcaaaaattaaaacttgaaggATCAAGGTAAAGTTTTCCACTTCTTTTTTAtggtgaaaatgaaaaaaaaaaactatttttttgttaattttagtccttgttcttttaatattctt contains:
- the LOC118039757 gene encoding phenylalanine--tRNA ligase alpha subunit, cytoplasmic, whose product is MAEEAILGYLENHEEIPDSGQFATDNGLDHNDVINVIKSLHGFRYIEAQDIKRETLVLTEEGRKYAEKGSPEVQLFLAVPEEGSISKEELQKLLDPAVFKIGCSQAAKNKWVQMGNQISRKVQHVEDRVKDLLLRIQDGQEPGKDDNNSLKTRKLTALQTWKGYSVKRGPDYAPTRRRTATDLTREHLLGGDWRNIEFKEYNFSAKGPPPESGHLHPLNKVKERIKNIFRLMNFEEMPTNKYVESSFWNFDALFQPQQHPARDSHDTFFLKAPETTKQLPEDYVELVKRVHESGGYGSRGYGYEWKREEANKNLLRTHTTAISSRMLYALAQHAKQQSFTPKKYFSIDRVFRNEAVDRTHLAEFHQIEGLVCDRGLTLGHLIGVLQDFFSRLGMDKLKFKPAYNPYTEPSMEIFSYHEGLEKWVEIGNSGMFRPEMLRPMGFSEDVNVIAWGLSLERPTMILYGINNIRDLFGHKVDLGLIKKNPLCLIGIR